The genomic segment CCTCTATCTTCTTTGAAGAAACGTGTTCAATGGTGTATGAAACGGTTACCTTATGCTTTTAGATTTAGAAAGCCTAAATATATGTTATTAACAGATGAGCGATGAATATGAAGAATAAAATATCTGTGATCGTTCCTGTTTATAATAGAAAAGAACTGTTGGCTGCTTGTGTGAAGAGTTTGTTGGAACAGACGTATAGAGATTTTGAATTATGTATAGTTGATGATGGAAGTACGGATGGCACTGAAATTCTTTGTGATGAATTGCAAAAGGAAGATTCACGTATACGAGTGTTACATGTGAAAAACGGCGGAGCTGCTTATGCACGTCGGAGGGGGGTGGAACAAGCTTCTGGGGAGTGGATACTCTTTGTTGACTCTGATGATACGATGCCGGCAGATGCTTTGCGGCGTTTGTTTCAAGCTACTTCTCAAAATACAGATATAGTAATCGGCTTCTTTCGGAAAAAAAGACTTTGGGGGCGAAAAAAACTTTCTCCTGTCCATTATAGGAAACTGTTGATTGAAGGACGGCATAATATTTCGGCAGCATGCGGAAAGTTATTCCGGCGTATTTTGTTTGATGAACATACATTACAGAGTCCACCGGAGATTGTCATGGGGGAAGATATGCTTATGAATATACGTTTGTCTTTTGCATCTGCCAAACCTGTAATTTTGGTAGGTGGAGATAGCATCTACAATTATATGCAGCATGGTACCAATATTACGCATATTTTCGAACCTAGCGCTGATTATGAATATTTTTTCCATCAGGAACGATTACGGGCTATTCCTGAAGCGGAACATTTATTTTATATGCCTGTAATGATTTATCGGAGGTTAAGGATGTTGCGCCGTTTGTTGCGTCGGGCACAAGAAAATGGTATGGTTAAAGAACTGCAAGCCTCTTTGTTTGTAGAGGATTTGCTAAAGGATATTCGAAAGATTCATTACTCTCCTTTACATTATCCTTATTGGAAGCTTTGGCTATTTCTTATGAGTGTGAGGTAAAAAAGATCATGTTCTAATCTATCCGGGACATTTTGTTCTTTATAATGTTGGAGAAATGTAACATATTCTATATATAGACTTCCCGGTAATGAAATCTATTAAATTCGGAATAATTGTAAATTTAGTTGAAAAATAGAAATGGGGATAAGAACATTGTATGCTTAGTGTACAATATATGTATTTGCGACAATCAAATTAGAACATAATATACCTTATGACAGTTAGTATTATTACTATTGGGCTTAATAATGAGTATGGATATAGGATGACTTTATCCTCTATCATTAAACAAACTTGTAAAGATTATGAGCTTATTGTTGTAGATGGGGGATCTACGGATGGAAGTTTGGAGATTATTCAGAGTTTTTCTTCGTATATTTCTCATTTGATTAGTGAAAAAGATCGTGGTATTTATCATGCAATGAATAAAGGCATCAAGTGTGCCTCTGGGAAGTACTGTCTTTTTCTTAATTCCGGAGATACGTTTCATGATGCAGATGTTTTGGGGCGAGTCTGTGATAATTTGTCCGGTGCTGATTTTTATTCAGGGCACCTACAAAGATTTAATAAAAGAAAGTGTTGGATAAATTATTCACCAAAACGCGTGACAG from the Bacteroides eggerthii genome contains:
- a CDS encoding glycosyltransferase family 2 protein, whose translation is MNMKNKISVIVPVYNRKELLAACVKSLLEQTYRDFELCIVDDGSTDGTEILCDELQKEDSRIRVLHVKNGGAAYARRRGVEQASGEWILFVDSDDTMPADALRRLFQATSQNTDIVIGFFRKKRLWGRKKLSPVHYRKLLIEGRHNISAACGKLFRRILFDEHTLQSPPEIVMGEDMLMNIRLSFASAKPVILVGGDSIYNYMQHGTNITHIFEPSADYEYFFHQERLRAIPEAEHLFYMPVMIYRRLRMLRRLLRRAQENGMVKELQASLFVEDLLKDIRKIHYSPLHYPYWKLWLFLMSVR